Part of the Terriglobia bacterium genome, TGCACGCATCTATCACGGGGCCGAGCCGATCCGCACGTCGGCGTTTCCGTATTTCGTAAACCCGTTCAAGTGGTACGGCGTGGTGGAGACGGAAAAGTTTTACGAGCGCGTGACGGTGGATTCGCTGACGCCGGAAGTGGATCCGGCGGCGCGCAGCGAGACCCGCTACAAGCCCGAGGAGACTCCGGTCCGGGAAGCCGCCAGGGACACGCGCCTGGGGCGGGTATATCTGGACTGGGCGCAGTACCCGATGCTCGAGGTCCAAGCGGTGAGCGGGCCGGTGCCGGGCTTCGAGGGGCCGATTCATGGCGGCACCATCGTGCGCTTTTACGATCTGCGCTTCGAGTATCCCGACCTGGAGCGGCGGGGCGGACACACGCTGGGCGCGCGTGTCCTGCTCGACCAGAACCTGCACGAGGTGGCGGAGTGGTTTGGAACACGCTCGCAAAGGCCGGACCTGATCGCACCGCCCCGGGAAAACGGGAAGTGACCAAGAAATCTGTAATTTGCAATTTGTAATTTGTAATTTTTCTGGACGTGAACAAACGTTGTGCCTATCGGCCAGAGCTTCCGCGGCTTTCAAATTGCAAATTACCAATTACAAATTACAAATGCCGTCTTGACGATCCATCCTCCGCAGCCGCAGAATCATGCGTTGACCTCGGGGAGGAATTCATGCTGGCTTACCTGTTCGTAGTCTTCGCCATTGCCGCCCGCTTTCTGGTTCTGCTGTTTCCGCAAATGTGGCTGAACTTCACCCCCGTGGGCGCGGCGCTGCTGTTCTTCGGGGCGCGCGGTCCGCGCAAGCGTGCCTGGGCCGCGGTGCTGCTGCTGGCCGGTTCCGATGTGGTGCTGACCAAGTTTGTCTATGGATATCCCTACACGCCGGACCATTTCGCGACCATCGCGTGGTACGCCGCCATCGTCGCGATGGGCACGCTGCTGCGCAACCATGCCGGCCCGGCGCGGATTGTGGGTGCGGCACTGGCGACCTCGGTGTCGTTCTTCGTTATCAGCAACTTCGCCGTCTGGCTGACTTGGAACATGTACCTGCACAACCTGGGCGGACTGGCCGCCTGCTACGCCGCCGCGGTGCCGTTCTTCCGCAACGATGTGGTGTCAAATCTCCTGTTCACCACGGTCATGTTCAGCGTCCCGGCGCTGATCGAGCTGCTGCGGCCGGCGGCAGTAAAAGCTTAACCACGGATCGCCACGGATCTTCACGGATCAAGAATCAAAGGCACGGATCACCTCCGTGCCTTTTGTTGTTGCGTTCACTTTTCTGATCCGTGTTGATGCGCGGCTAAGCGGTCTTGTTGTTTCTGCTCCTCCACCAGAAGGCCACGGCGAAGATCACAGCCAGCAGCAGCGCGAGCAGCAGCCAGGCCAGGTGGGTACGGACCAGGTTGGCGGCCAGCGTGACCGCTCGCGGCCCAAACTTGATGACCAGCACGGAGAGGATCAGAAAGCGCGCCACGCGCCCGGCGAAGATGGCCAGCAGAAAGTGGCTGAAGTGCATTTCGAAGACGGCGGCGGAGAGCGCGAAGAGTTTGAAAGGAAACGGCGGCGGCATCATGGCGGGCAGGATGAGCGCGAGATACTTGTGCTGCTCGAAGCGCTCGCGCATGCGGGCAAATTTCAGCGGCCCCATGCGCTTCTCCAACACCAATTCGCCCATCTCGTAGCCGATGGCGTAAATGATCAGGCTGCCCAGGGCGGAGCCGGCGGCCGCCATCAGTATGTAGAGCCAGAACCGCTCGGGATGCTTGTAGACGTAGCCGGCAACCAACGGATCGAGCGGCAAGCCGAGCAAGGCCGCGTCGATTCCGGCGATGGCAAAGACGCCCCACGCCCCGAGGGGTTTCAACAGCGCCCAGAGAAATGCCGACCAGCGGGCCAGGAGATTGCCTAGTGTGTGCAAGGATGGAATTCTACCAGCCGGGTCACGCCGGACTTAACCACAGCGGCCACAGAGGAACGCAGAGGAACACGAATTGATTGCCTTTCTCCGTGATCCTCTGTGTCCGCTGTGGTTAATGTTGTGTTTTGCCCGCCAGCAACTCCAGGGCGTGCGGCAGGATGTCAATCACCGCCGCCAGCGATTCGGTGGCGGCGGAGGGGCTGCCGGGCAGATTGAGGATCAGCGACTTGCCGCGCACGGCGCACATGCTGCGGCTGAGCGCGGCCAGCGGCGTTTTCTTGGCGCCTTCGGAGCGCATGCGCTCCCCGATACCGTCCACGATCTTGTCGGCGATCGAGCGGGTAGCCTCCGGCGTTACGTCGCGCTCGGCGATGCCGGTGCCGCCCGTGGTGACTACCAGTTGGGCCAGGTGACACATGTCCATCATGGCGACTTCGATGTTGGTCTGATCGTCCTTGCTCACGCTGCTGACAATCACGTTGAAGCCCTTGGCTTCCAGCGCGGCGCGAACGGCCGGGCCGGAGAGGTCGTCGCGGTGGCCGGCGGCGGAGGAATCGCTGATGGTGAGGACGGCGGCGGTGAATGGCATCGGTCTGTCAGTCTAGCGGGGAATCACGCTTCCAGCACGTTGTCTTCGGCTTCCCGGCTGGATTCATCGAGCAGGCGCAGGCCTTCCATGAGCAGGCCCTGGGTGGAGCGCGAGATGGACTTCTGATCGCTGTTGCCGTTGAAGTCAATCTGGAAGTTGCCGCCGGTCCAGCTCAGGACCTTGAACACGGCCTCGTCACCTTTCAGGCCGCCGTAGACGGCGTGGTTGATCTGGCCGTCGTGGAAGTAGATTTCGCAGCGGTCGCCGTTGTTGGTGAGCGTGAGCAGGCAGCTCTTATGACCGAGATCGAGCGACTGCAGCAGGTCAATGACGTTCATCTGCGCCAGGCTGCCGCGCAGTTTGCCGTCGGCGGTAGGCGCTTCCCTGGCCAGTTTCTCCAGCGCGATCTTGTCGATGATGCGCTTGATCTTTCCCGCCGCTTCCTTGACGAAGAAGGGCTTCTCGATGAAGTCTTCGACCTTGTCCTGGAGCACCTTGAGCTTTTCGTCGATGTCGCCCTTGGTGGCAATGATGATGAAGGGAATGCGCGCGGTGGAGGCGCGGGCCTTGATCTTGTCGAACAGGGCGCGGCCATCCATGCCGGGCATCTGGTAATCGCTGATGATCAGGTCGAAGGGCTCGTCAATGATCTTCAGCAGGGCATCGGCGCCATCCCCGGCGGTGCTGAGGTTGGCCATCGGGGCGAGCGCCTGCCGCAGCATCCCCAGCACCATGGGGTTGTCGTCGACCAGAAGGACTTTGACGTTGGATGGCATGAAGTAGTCTGTCGGTCTATCGGTCTTTCAGTCGATCAGCTCTTGCCTGATGCCTTGCGCCTTGAGCCTTGCGCCTGTACTCCCCGCTTTTTCCGCCTGACTTCTTCTGCAACACGATCTCGCGGATCGCGATGCCTTTGTCGAGCGCCTTGCACATGTCGTACACCGTCAGAGCAGCGACACTGGCGGCCACCAGCGCTTCCATTTCGACGCCGGTGACGGCGGTCGTCGTCACTCGGGAGGCAATGGCGACGCCATTCTGCCGCACGTGCGCCTGCACGTCAACCACGCTCAGCGGCAGCGGATGGCACATCGGAATCAGTTCCGCGGTGCGCTTGGCGGCCATGATTCCCGCTACCCGCGCCACTTCCAGTGGATCGCCCTTGGGATTTTTCGCCAGCGCCTTCACCACCGCCGGCGACATGGCGACGAAGGCGGTGGCCTCGGCTTCGCGGTGGGTGGCGGCCTTCTGCGAGACGTCGACCATGCGGGCGCGGCCAGTGCTGTCGTAGTGGGAAAAGCTTTTAGCCATTAGCTCTTAGCGATTAGCTCCTGCAAACCGCTGGTCAATCCGTTGGCCGCTAACAAACGACGAAAATGCCGGACGATTCGCCAATTCTGCAATTCGACAATTCGGCAATTCAGGTAATCCAACCGCTACGGTACACCAGCCACCAACTGAAAAACAGGATGGGGATGGTCGCTACCAGGCCCCACAGCAGCGGCAGCACGAAATCGGCGATCAGGCTCAGGATGACGAAAATGATCCAGAACAGCTTCTTCTCGTCCACCGCACCATGGTAGTCCTAAAACAGTTTCAGTTTCGAGTTTCAGTTTCAGTTGGCTGCCTCAGCGGCTAAGGCCGTTCACATTAGCGGCTGAACAGCAGGGCTGAAGCCCTGCTCCACCCGAATGCAAGCAGTTACACCAGCAACAGGGAAACCATGTCGCCGGCGGCCAGCATTTCGCGGTCGGGCGGGACGACCAGGTAGCAGTTGGCGCGCGCGGTGGCGGCCATATCGCCCGAGCCTTGCCATTTCACCAGTTCAACTTCGCTACGCTCATATTCACCGCTCAGCAGGGCCGGGAGAAAGCGCGTGAGCCCGGTTTTGACCTTGACGTCGTACCGCAAGCGCGCCTGGGTGAACGTCATCCTTCGTGGAGATGCGCCGGCGAGCGCTTCCACCATCAGGCGCGCGAATAATTCGAAGCAGACCATGGTCGAGACAGGATTCCCCGGCAGTCCGAAGAAATGCGTGGGCAAAGCGCCGGGGCGCGCGGGCGCGCGACCGAAGACAACTGGCCTCCCCGGCTGGATGTGTGCGCCGGTAAAGAAAAATTCCGCGCCCAGCTCGGCGAGGACCTGCTCGACCAGGTCGTACTTGCCCACGCTGACGCCGCCGGAGAGCAGCAGCAGGTCGCTGGTGAGCCCCTGCCGCACCAGATGGCGCAAGCGCTCCAATTCGTCGGGTGCGATCGGCAGTACGACCGGCACGCCGCCGGCGGCGTGCACCTGCGCGGCCAGCGAGTAGCTGTTGGAATTGCGAATCTGGTTGGCGGCGGGCTCAGCGGCGATGTCCACGAGTTCATCGCCGGTAGAAAGGATCGCCACGCGCGGACGCTTGTAGACATGCAGTCGGTGGCGGCCGCATGAGCCGGCGACGGCGATGGCGGCGGGGTTAAGGCGCGTGCCCGGGGACAGCAGGACCTCTCCGCGCTTGGCTTCGGCGCCCGCGGGCACGATGTTCTCTCCCGCGGCCACGCTGCGTTGGATCTCGACCGTGTCGCCGGTGCGCAAGCTGTATTCAACCATGACGACGGCATCCGTGCCGACCGGGACGGGCGCTCCAGTCATGATCTCGACTGCCTGGCCCGGTTCGATATCCAGCGCTTGCGGCGGCCCGCCGGCGCGGATTTCTCCGACCAGCTTCAGGCGAGCCGGGACGCTGGCGACATCCGCGGAGCGGACCGCGTAACCGTCGCGGGTGGCGCGCGCAAATGGCGGGAAGTCGCGGTCGGCGAGCACGGATTCGGCGAGCACGCGGCCGCCGGCGAGGAGCAGTTCGCACCGCTCGGCTTCGGGAGGATGGACTTGCGCCGCGGCTTGCTCCACCCCGCGGCGTGCGTCTTCGAAGGAGAGAATGGTGGGCTGCATCAAGGCGGTGATTTTATAGCAAATGAGTTGCGAGTTCTGAGTTGTGAGTTGCGAGTGTATGTCGGCGAGGGCGCCGGGCCTACAATTCAATGGTTGAAGGTTGAGGGCTGAGAGCTGACCGCGTGCATCGAAATCGGACAGTGCGTACTAATTTACTGAGGTCTCTGGTCGCGGTGGTGGTCGGGAACGCGATTTATTTCCTGGTGATCATGCCGTGGCTGCCGGCCGCGGGACGACATGGGATTGCGCGGATCGACCTCGGGCTGGCGGTCGACTTCTGGGTGTGCCTGGTGGTGTTCGGCTTAATCGAGCTGGTGTGGCGCAGAAAAAGGGCAGGTGCGGGCAGGTAGTGCTGCTGATAAACTAGATTCCTCTTCCCGGCTGGCATTTTTCCCTCAACGTCGCCCGGGCACCGACGCATGCAGAAGATTGCCATCCTCTACGACGCCAGTCAGGCGGTGATTTCGACCTTCGACCTGGACGAGGTGCTGAGCCAGATTCTCTCCATCCTGGGGGATTATTTTCATCTGCACCGGGTTGCGGTCGTGCTGCTGGACGCGGACAAGAACATGCTGCACGTCCGCTCGCATACCGGGTGGAACCGCGAAAGCGTGGAGATGGACATCCCGCTGGGCAGGGGGCTGATCGGGACTGCGGCCAAGCTGAAGCGGCCGATCTACGCGCCCAAAGTCAGCAGCGACCCGCGCTACATCATGTCGATTCCCAGCACCCAGTCGGAGCTGGCGGTACCGCTGATCGTGCGCGACGAGGTGGTCGGAGTGCTCGACTGCCAGAGCGACCAGGAAGAATTCTTCGACACGGAAGCCATCGACCTGCTGACGCTGTTCTCCACCCAGGCGTCGATCGCCCTGCAGAACGCCAAGCTGTACTCGAACGAGCAGCGCAAGGCGGCGCAATTGGAGGCAATCAACGCCATCGCGCGGCAGACCACGGCGGTGCTCGACATCGGCGAGCTGCTGCAGAAATCGTGTCACTTCATCCAGCAATCGTTCGCCGTGGACCACGTTGCCATGCTGCTGCTGGAGGACGGCATGCTGGTGGTGCGGGCGCATGAAGGCCGCCTGACACCGCGCATCCACACCGGCACCGAGATGCCGCTGGCGGGGTTGTGCGCGCGCGCCATCGCCTCAGGAAAGCTGGTGACGGAAAACGATGTCAGCGGCGTCGAGGGCTATGTCCCGGGATTCGAGGAGACGCGCTCGGAGATGTGCCTGCCGCTCATCTCCTTGGGAGAGACGCTGGGCGTCTTGGCGGTGGAAAGCGCGCAGACGAACGCGTTTTCGCCGGCCGACGCGCAGCCGCTGGAGTCGGTGGCGGACATTTGCGCCGCCGCCATCCAGAACGCGCGCTACTTCGAGAAAGTCCGCCAATTGGCCTATGTTGACGGGCTCACCGGCATCTTCAACCGGCGCTACTTCGAGATGAGAATGGCCGAGGAGATCGAGCGCGCCCAGCGCTATGAGAACGAGCTCTCGCTGATCATGGTCGACATTGATAATTTCAAGAAGCTGAATGACGAATTCGGCCACCTGCTGGGCGACGAAACGCTGCGCCAGGTGTCCACCATCTTCGCGCACAACCTGCGCAAGGTGGACATCGCCTGCCGCTACGGTGGGGAAGAGTTCGTCATCCTGGCGCCGCAGACATCGGGCGAGCACGCCCACGCGGTCGCGGAAAAGCTGCGCAAGGTGGTGGAAGGCTGGTCATTTCCCGGCGTGCCTCGTCCGGTGACCATCACGGCCGGCGTGTGCAGCTTCCCGGCGAATGGCAGAACCCGCGACGAGTTGGTCAAAGCCGCCGACGACGCGCTCTACTTTGCCAAGCAGCACGGGCGCAACCGCGTACAGCTTGCCGGATCCGGGCTGGCGACGACGGCATGAAGTGATCAGTGGCCAGTGGTCAGTGGCCAGTCGTCGGGTGATGCTGGCCACCGGCCACCAACCACCGATCACTTGTTGTTTCACTGGCGTGAGGCCGATTGTGCCGTCAGCTTCCGCAATTCTTCCGCCGACGCGTTCAGCAGGTTCCGCAACACGGCGACTTCCGCGGTAATGCCGGTTTCCAAGGCCGGCTCCACGTCGGGTGCAAACAGGGCAGAGTGGTTGGACGGCAGCGTGGTTCCCGCCGCCTTGGCCTGGGCCAGCTTCTCCGGATCCGCGCCTCCCAGGTTGAAGTAGAAGCCCGGGATACCCTGCTTAACGAAATACGAAAAGTCCTCCGACGCCGTTTGCGGCTCCTCACTGACGACATTGTCCTTGCCCAGCGTAGATTCAAGCGCAGACCTGAGCCGCTGCGCCAGCGCGGGGTCGTTATAGACAGCGTCGGTGAACTCGAGCCGCTCGATCAACGGCTCGCGCGGCGCGCCGGCTGCTTGCGCTTCCGCCTTGGTAATCCTGGCAATCGCCGCCAGCACCTGCTTGCGGATGTCCTGTTTGTAGGTGCGCACCGTCAGCCCAAGTTCGGCCTGGTCGGGAATAATGTTGTTCTTGGTGCCGGCGCGCATGTAGCCGACGGTAATCACCGTCATCTCGCCGGGTTTCACCTCGCGAGAGGGGATGGTCTGCAGGGCGAGGATGGTGCGGGCAGCGATCACGATCGGATCGATGGCCGTGTGCGGCGCCGATCCGTGCCCGCCTTTGCCGAAGATGGTGATGCGCAGGGAGTCGGAGTTGGTGTCGTAGATGCCGGGCACGACTCCCACCTTGCCGGCCGGAAGCTCATTGCCGACGTGCAGCGCCACGGCCACATCCGGCCGCGGAAAACGGGTCAGCAAGCCGTCCTTGATCATGCCATCGGCGCCGCCGATGGTTTCCTCGGCCGGCTGCCCGATCAGCATCAGAGTGCCGTGCCAGGTCGTCCTGCTCTGCGCCATGATCGCGCCCGTGCCCGCGATGGAAGCCATGTGCAGGTCGTGCCCGCAGGCGTGCATGACCGCGACATCTTGCCCGCGGTCATCCTTGGTCCGGACCTTACTGGCGTAGGCGAGGCCGGTTTTTTCTTCCACCGGAAGGGCATCGAGTTCGGTGCGCAGCATGACCGTGGGCCCGGGACCGTTCTTGAGAATGGCGACGATGCCGGCGCCGCCGACGTGCTCCGTGACTTCGTAACCCAGGCTGCGCAAGCGGCCGGCGAGCTTGGCTGCCGTTTGGGTCTCGTGCGAAGACAACTCCGGGTGCTGGTGCAGATCGACATAGAGAGCGTGCGCGTCGGGATAGACGGTTTGAACTTCCTTGGGTACCGCCGCAGATTGCGCGCACGCTGATGCCGTCGCGCCGACCAGGAGCACGAATGCCGCCCATTTCATTGCGAATTACCCCTTCTGGTTGATGGTTCATGGATTATATGACTGCGCGGCGCACCAGCGGGGAAGGCAGGGGAAAAAGCAAAGGCCGCGACGGCTCGCGGCCTGAAGAATGACGGCGAATGATCATTGCGGAGGCGAGGGCGGTTGCGCGGGCGGCGCGGGAGGATTGGTGGGCGCCTCCGGCGGCGCTTTCTCCTGGTCGCGCTGGGCCTGCTCTTGCGCGCGTTCGGCCTCGCGCTGGGCCTTCTCTTGCGCGCGCTGGGCGCGTTCCGCCGCGCGTTGGGCCTGCTCTTGCGCGCGCTGGGCCTGCTCTTGAGCACGCTCGGCTTCGCGCTGGGCTCGTTCCGCCGAGCGCTCCCAGTCGCGCTGGCTGCGCTCCAGTTCACGCTGGATCTTTTCCTGCGCCTCGCGCATGGAGCGCTCGATCTCCGGCTGCAGCCGTTGCAGATCCCTCATTTCGAGCTTGAAATCCTGCATGTTGTGCCCGAAGTCTTCCATGTTCAAGGGGAATTCTTCCATGCCCGGAAAAGTGTCCGACTGCTCGCGGCTGTGTTCCGGGACTGTGAGCGAGAGCGTCTGCTGCCGCTTATCGCGCATGATCCCGAGCTGCACCGGGCCCGCCTTCTGCTCGCGCATGAGGCGATTCCAGTCGGGGGTACCCGCCACCTTCTGATTGCCGACGCGGACAATCACGTCTCCGGCGCGCAGGCCCGCCGCCTCGCCGGGGCTGCCTTTTTCGACGGAGCGGATCAGCACGCCTTCGCCGTCCTTCACCCCGAAAACCTCGCCCAACTGCGGCGTCAGGTTTTCCACCAGGACGCCATTGCGGCTCGACAAGGTGGTGATGATCGGAACCCCGATGCGCGGGATCCGGATTCTGGAGATCTCGACGCGAGGAGCCATGACCACCACGCGGCGCCGGTCGGCCAATTGCGCTTTGATGGTCATCGGCTTGCCGTCGCGGCTGATGCCCAGTTCCACC contains:
- a CDS encoding VTT domain-containing protein, translated to MHTLGNLLARWSAFLWALLKPLGAWGVFAIAGIDAALLGLPLDPLVAGYVYKHPERFWLYILMAAAGSALGSLIIYAIGYEMGELVLEKRMGPLKFARMRERFEQHKYLALILPAMMPPPFPFKLFALSAAVFEMHFSHFLLAIFAGRVARFLILSVLVIKFGPRAVTLAANLVRTHLAWLLLALLLAVIFAVAFWWRSRNNKTA
- a CDS encoding MogA/MoaB family molybdenum cofactor biosynthesis protein: MPFTAAVLTISDSSAAGHRDDLSGPAVRAALEAKGFNVIVSSVSKDDQTNIEVAMMDMCHLAQLVVTTGGTGIAERDVTPEATRSIADKIVDGIGERMRSEGAKKTPLAALSRSMCAVRGKSLILNLPGSPSAATESLAAVIDILPHALELLAGKTQH
- a CDS encoding response regulator; amino-acid sequence: MPSNVKVLLVDDNPMVLGMLRQALAPMANLSTAGDGADALLKIIDEPFDLIISDYQMPGMDGRALFDKIKARASTARIPFIIIATKGDIDEKLKVLQDKVEDFIEKPFFVKEAAGKIKRIIDKIALEKLAREAPTADGKLRGSLAQMNVIDLLQSLDLGHKSCLLTLTNNGDRCEIYFHDGQINHAVYGGLKGDEAVFKVLSWTGGNFQIDFNGNSDQKSISRSTQGLLMEGLRLLDESSREAEDNVLEA
- the moaC gene encoding cyclic pyranopterin monophosphate synthase MoaC, translated to MAKSFSHYDSTGRARMVDVSQKAATHREAEATAFVAMSPAVVKALAKNPKGDPLEVARVAGIMAAKRTAELIPMCHPLPLSVVDVQAHVRQNGVAIASRVTTTAVTGVEMEALVAASVAALTVYDMCKALDKGIAIREIVLQKKSGGKSGEYRRKAQGARHQARADRLKDR
- a CDS encoding molybdopterin molybdotransferase MoeA; protein product: MQPTILSFEDARRGVEQAAAQVHPPEAERCELLLAGGRVLAESVLADRDFPPFARATRDGYAVRSADVASVPARLKLVGEIRAGGPPQALDIEPGQAVEIMTGAPVPVGTDAVVMVEYSLRTGDTVEIQRSVAAGENIVPAGAEAKRGEVLLSPGTRLNPAAIAVAGSCGRHRLHVYKRPRVAILSTGDELVDIAAEPAANQIRNSNSYSLAAQVHAAGGVPVVLPIAPDELERLRHLVRQGLTSDLLLLSGGVSVGKYDLVEQVLAELGAEFFFTGAHIQPGRPVVFGRAPARPGALPTHFFGLPGNPVSTMVCFELFARLMVEALAGASPRRMTFTQARLRYDVKVKTGLTRFLPALLSGEYERSEVELVKWQGSGDMAATARANCYLVVPPDREMLAAGDMVSLLLV
- a CDS encoding sensor domain-containing diguanylate cyclase: MQKIAILYDASQAVISTFDLDEVLSQILSILGDYFHLHRVAVVLLDADKNMLHVRSHTGWNRESVEMDIPLGRGLIGTAAKLKRPIYAPKVSSDPRYIMSIPSTQSELAVPLIVRDEVVGVLDCQSDQEEFFDTEAIDLLTLFSTQASIALQNAKLYSNEQRKAAQLEAINAIARQTTAVLDIGELLQKSCHFIQQSFAVDHVAMLLLEDGMLVVRAHEGRLTPRIHTGTEMPLAGLCARAIASGKLVTENDVSGVEGYVPGFEETRSEMCLPLISLGETLGVLAVESAQTNAFSPADAQPLESVADICAAAIQNARYFEKVRQLAYVDGLTGIFNRRYFEMRMAEEIERAQRYENELSLIMVDIDNFKKLNDEFGHLLGDETLRQVSTIFAHNLRKVDIACRYGGEEFVILAPQTSGEHAHAVAEKLRKVVEGWSFPGVPRPVTITAGVCSFPANGRTRDELVKAADDALYFAKQHGRNRVQLAGSGLATTA
- a CDS encoding amidohydrolase; the encoded protein is MKWAAFVLLVGATASACAQSAAVPKEVQTVYPDAHALYVDLHQHPELSSHETQTAAKLAGRLRSLGYEVTEHVGGAGIVAILKNGPGPTVMLRTELDALPVEEKTGLAYASKVRTKDDRGQDVAVMHACGHDLHMASIAGTGAIMAQSRTTWHGTLMLIGQPAEETIGGADGMIKDGLLTRFPRPDVAVALHVGNELPAGKVGVVPGIYDTNSDSLRITIFGKGGHGSAPHTAIDPIVIAARTILALQTIPSREVKPGEMTVITVGYMRAGTKNNIIPDQAELGLTVRTYKQDIRKQVLAAIARITKAEAQAAGAPREPLIERLEFTDAVYNDPALAQRLRSALESTLGKDNVVSEEPQTASEDFSYFVKQGIPGFYFNLGGADPEKLAQAKAAGTTLPSNHSALFAPDVEPALETGITAEVAVLRNLLNASAEELRKLTAQSASRQ
- a CDS encoding PDZ domain-containing protein; translation: MSRITRFAIISVVLGALAAAQETPAPAAPPAPPAPVVKARPSPAPVAVAVAATAAKPAKPSSYLGVDIRDVTHDRMAALKLKDARGVEITMVDGDAPAGKAGLKEHDVVLSFNGRNLQGSEDLRKLIRETPPGQTVELGISRDGKPMTIKAQLADRRRVVVMAPRVEISRIRIPRIGVPIITTLSSRNGVLVENLTPQLGEVFGVKDGEGVLIRSVEKGSPGEAAGLRAGDVIVRVGNQKVAGTPDWNRLMREQKAGPVQLGIMRDKRQQTLSLTVPEHSREQSDTFPGMEEFPLNMEDFGHNMQDFKLEMRDLQRLQPEIERSMREAQEKIQRELERSQRDWERSAERAQREAERAQEQAQRAQEQAQRAAERAQRAQEKAQREAERAQEQAQRDQEKAPPEAPTNPPAPPAQPPSPPQ